The following proteins come from a genomic window of Vigna radiata var. radiata cultivar VC1973A unplaced genomic scaffold, Vradiata_ver6 scaffold_337, whole genome shotgun sequence:
- the LOC106778430 gene encoding kinesin-like protein KIN-5C, with protein sequence MKFLRGLIVPYGQTCTRNTYTMEGECKRANVCYDVMRQSSLVGSLCSTVAPSLSEQNEHLEGVKKHKICHSFLDVHDKADVDFKKKVTSLRSLYISHIKAVQNVVRLHKANSDAAFEELTSVISSNGDSIEKFLASEATEAGSIFDDLQGSLSTQQGELAVFASELRNKFNLSLEQIKDISERSQEFVDKLFEESKKLKDYASQADPVQMKSIDEFKKAYEVLTLHQQVLFGRWFWLLTSDVDSLFYSEQSKSDKEKLIANMTSLDSDHIRRQMDLTQSLLVLGKRNEEQVLDMLSSMGDIVTNKC encoded by the exons ATGAAGTTCTTGAGGGGTTTAATTGTACCGTATGGTCAAACTTGTACGAGGAACACCTACACTATGGAAGGCGAGTGCAAAAGGGCCAATGTATGCTATGATGTTATGAG GCAGAGCTCCCTTGTTGGTTCTCTTTGCAGCACTGTTGCACCGTCATTGTCTGAACAGAATGAACATCTGGAAGGTGTGAAGAAGCATAAAATCTGTCATTCTTTTTTGGACGTTCATGATAAG GCCGATGttgattttaaaaagaaagtgaCATCTCTGAGGTCCTTGTATATATCTCATATCAAGGCAGTACAAAATGTCGTGCGCTTGCATAAAGCGAACTCTGATGCTGCCTTTGAGGAACTTACTTCTGTTATATCCTCCAATGGTGATTCAATCGAAAAA TTTCTTGCATCCGAGGCTACCGAAGCTGGTTCAATATTTGATGATCTTCAGGGTTCCCTTTCAACTCAGCAGGGTGAATTGGCAGTTTTTGCGAGCGAGTTACGAAAT AAATTCAATCTCAGCCTTGAACAAATAAAGGATATCTCCGAGCGCTCTCAAGAATTTGTGGATAAGCTTTTTGAAGAATCAAAAAAGCTTAAAGACTACGCATCACAGGCTGACCCAGTGCAAATGAAGAGCattgatgaatttaaaaaagCTTACGAGGTTCTAACTTTGCACCAACAAGTATTATTTGGAAGATGGTTCTGGTTGTTGACATCTGATGTGGACAGCTTATTCTATTCTGAGCAATCAAAATCGGATAAAGAGAAACTTATTGCTAATATGACTAGTTTAGATTCTGATCACATTCGGCGACAAATGGATCTG ACTCAAAGCTTGTTGGTCTTAGGAAAACGGAATGAAGAACAAGTCCTGGACATGTTGTCTTCAATGGGTGATATTGTTACCAATAAATGCTAA